The Syntrophorhabdus sp. region GCAGGAACAGGAGCGGTGCAGCTGGGCGCCACGACACTGCTGTGTTTCGGCGGTCTCCTTGTCGCCGGGTTCTCCTGGCAGGCGGCCCTTGCCTGCGGCCTTGCCTTCTCCATGTCGTCCACGGCAATAGTGATGCAGACCCTGCGCGAGAAAGGGCTGACGAAAACCGAATCCGGAAGGTCCTCGTTCGCTGTCCTGCTTTTCCAGGATATATCGGTCATACCGATCCTTGCCTTCCTGCCCCTTCTGGCCATGTCGTCCGCGCCCCAGGCGGTGGAAGGGCACAAGACACTGCTCGAAGGCTTGCCCGGATGGGCGCAGACCCTCACCCTCATAGGTGCCGTCGCTGCCGTCATTCTCGGAGGGCGTCTTGTCATCGTGCCCTTCCTGCGGTTCATCGCGCGGATACGCCTCCGCGAACTCTTCACCGCTGCCGCTCTGCTCATCGTCATTGCCACCGCCGACCTGATGATAATAGTGGGTCTCAGTCCGGCCCTCGGAACATTCCTCGCGGGTGTGGTCCTCGCCAACTCTCAGTTCCGCCACGAGCTGGAGAGCGATATCGAACCCTTTAAGGGGGTGCTGCTCGGCCTGTTCTTCATAGCCGTGGGGGCTTCCATCAATTTCAGGCTTATCCTCGACAATCCCCTCACGGTCACCGTGCTTGTCCTGGGCGTCATCGCCGTCAAGGCCTTCGTGCTCAACATGACGGGCAGGATGTCCCGCCTCAGTTTCGACCAGAACAGCATCTTCACCCTGGGGCTGTCCCAGGTCGGTGAGTTCGCCTTTGTGCTTTTCGCTTTCATTGCCCAGCTCCGTATCCTGTCGGCTCACTGGTCGGATATGATGATGGGTGTCACGGCAATCAGCATGGCGGTGACACCTTTGTTGCTTCTCGTGAACGAGCGGCTCATCCTTCCGAGATTCGGAACGAAAGAGGCCCCTGAGACGAGGGAAGCGGACAAGATCGAAGGTGAGCACCCCGTCATCATTACCGGATTCGGACATTTTGGCAGCACGATCGGCAGGTTCCTGAGAGCGAACGGTATCCACACGACCATCCTGGACAACGATTCCGACAGGGTGGAGCT contains the following coding sequences:
- a CDS encoding potassium transporter, with the translated sequence MNNGFLHDALIYLAAAVVFVPIAKKLGMGSVLGYLLGGIIIGPFFLGFVGQEGKDIMHFAEFGVVMMLFLIGLELEPASFWKMRKLIAGTGAVQLGATTLLCFGGLLVAGFSWQAALACGLAFSMSSTAIVMQTLREKGLTKTESGRSSFAVLLFQDISVIPILAFLPLLAMSSAPQAVEGHKTLLEGLPGWAQTLTLIGAVAAVILGGRLVIVPFLRFIARIRLRELFTAAALLIVIATADLMIIVGLSPALGTFLAGVVLANSQFRHELESDIEPFKGVLLGLFFIAVGASINFRLILDNPLTVTVLVLGVIAVKAFVLNMTGRMSRLSFDQNSIFTLGLSQVGEFAFVLFAFIAQLRILSAHWSDMMMGVTAISMAVTPLLLLVNERLILPRFGTKEAPETREADKIEGEHPVIITGFGHFGSTIGRFLRANGIHTTILDNDSDRVELLRKMGFKVFYGDATRIDILKSAGAENAKILIASIDSPEINAEMVEKTRTEFPHLTIMVRARNRTDAYDLIDAGVKNIYRESLETSVRIGVDALVHLGFRRYTATRAGQNFIKYDEAALPRLAAHRHDQEAYIFNTREEISIQEELLTKDHRDNPAINDHAWDR